A single region of the Halorussus gelatinilyticus genome encodes:
- a CDS encoding prephenate dehydrogenase/arogenate dehydrogenase family protein: MKLLVVGAGEMGRWVGGVVAAELDDADVAFADTDPEVAEAAADAVGGRAVPLSTDESFEAVCVAVPMSAAGEAIERHAPNAERALLDVTGRMADPVAAMGEVAPDRERVSLHPLFAASNAPGNVAVVADESGPVTERILDALATAGNRLVETTPDEHDSAMETVQAGTHAAVLSFALAAEEVPEGLTTPIFEDLSAVAEQVTGNAPAVYAEIQATFDGADRVAQAAARLADAAGDGDEFAQLYREASEERQNAADEDANASEATPTEADDS, from the coding sequence ATGAAGCTACTCGTCGTCGGCGCGGGCGAGATGGGTCGGTGGGTCGGCGGCGTCGTCGCCGCGGAACTCGACGACGCGGACGTGGCGTTCGCCGACACCGACCCCGAGGTCGCGGAAGCCGCCGCCGACGCGGTCGGCGGCCGCGCGGTCCCGCTCTCGACCGACGAGTCGTTCGAGGCGGTCTGCGTCGCGGTCCCGATGTCGGCCGCCGGCGAGGCCATCGAGCGCCACGCGCCGAACGCCGAGCGCGCGCTACTCGACGTGACCGGCCGGATGGCCGACCCCGTGGCCGCGATGGGCGAGGTCGCGCCGGACCGCGAGCGCGTGAGCCTCCACCCGCTGTTCGCGGCGTCGAACGCGCCCGGCAACGTCGCGGTCGTCGCCGACGAGTCCGGTCCCGTCACCGAGAGGATTCTGGACGCGCTCGCCACGGCGGGCAACCGACTGGTCGAGACGACGCCCGACGAACACGACTCGGCGATGGAGACGGTTCAGGCCGGGACCCACGCCGCGGTCCTCTCGTTCGCGCTGGCCGCCGAGGAGGTGCCCGAGGGACTGACGACGCCGATATTCGAGGACCTCTCGGCGGTCGCCGAGCAGGTCACGGGCAACGCGCCCGCGGTCTACGCCGAGATTCAGGCGACGTTCGACGGCGCGGACCGGGTCGCACAGGCGGCCGCGCGCCTCGCCGACGCGGCGGGAGACGGAGACGAGTTCGCGCAGTTGTACCGAGAAGCGAGCGAGGAGAGGCAGAACGCGGCCGACGAGGACGCGAACGCGAGCGAAGCGACCCCGACGGAGGCAGACGACTCATGA
- a CDS encoding GNAT family N-acetyltransferase → MSADATDAELDAADAEVDAEEFPAPPRTFTDDEGRVLRLCAGGESAESGEESAESDGKSADSDVQSVESDGESASESASDAPASDARDALGAMYDAFESGGRAQGIPPANPRRRAEWLDRLHEGIGVVAWHGDGAVGHGILLDGGPGHELALFVHPEYRGAGVGTALLRTLLGRGRSAGVERVWLSVERTNRPAVGLYRGAGFEPTGGAVGELEMARSLQ, encoded by the coding sequence ATGAGCGCGGACGCCACCGACGCCGAACTGGACGCGGCGGACGCGGAAGTAGACGCCGAGGAGTTCCCCGCGCCGCCGCGGACGTTCACCGACGACGAGGGTCGCGTACTCCGACTTTGCGCCGGCGGGGAGTCGGCGGAGTCGGGCGAGGAATCGGCGGAGTCAGACGGAAAGTCGGCGGATTCCGACGTGCAGTCGGTGGAATCCGATGGTGAGTCGGCGAGCGAGTCCGCGAGCGACGCTCCCGCCTCGGACGCCCGCGACGCGCTGGGGGCGATGTACGACGCCTTCGAGTCGGGCGGACGCGCGCAGGGCATCCCGCCCGCGAACCCCCGGCGACGGGCCGAGTGGCTCGACAGACTCCACGAGGGCATCGGGGTCGTCGCGTGGCACGGGGACGGCGCGGTCGGCCACGGCATCCTGCTCGACGGCGGGCCGGGCCACGAACTCGCGCTGTTCGTCCACCCCGAGTACCGCGGGGCGGGCGTCGGGACCGCGCTCCTCCGGACGCTCCTCGGCCGGGGCCGGTCGGCGGGCGTCGAGCGCGTCTGGCTCTCGGTCGAGCGCACGAACCGCCCGGCGGTCGGTCTCTACCGCGGGGCCGGGTTCGAGCCGACCGGCGGCGCGGTCGGCGAACTGGAGATGGCGCGCTCGCTGCAGTAG
- a CDS encoding small ribosomal subunit Rsm22 family protein: MNDELRRKVRENAKYLREVRPIDADEISEYIDSRPHPGVVRQILREEAPSLGLVEREDRTFEPVAEGPIAPTFRSVEAFPPEYGMELEDLLVERFGPDWHEGESGNRLRNTIQRLKSDYFRNNPVEYDKVVALAYAIYHLPDNYAAVQYVVHELAEEGLLDRRLRILDVGAGVGGPALGLADYLPDDALVEYDAVEPSAAADVFDHLLADADRNFHADVHRERAEEFEPDSDEPYDLVLFANVLNELDDPAAVVRRYLDFLAEDGSVVALEPADRETSIGLRRVERAVADDAGAATVFSPTLRLWPGERPTDRGWSFDVKPDVEVPAFQRKLDEAAGASGEFVNVDVQFSYSILRPDGTRKVEFDLDTEHVAKMADMDRHVTGRIDLVALKLSHSLSEGDRNPLFKISDGSEAEDHFAVLTRETSMNADLASAAYGDLLSFENVLVLWNDDEEAYNLVVDEDTIVDRIPV; this comes from the coding sequence ATGAACGACGAACTACGACGGAAGGTCCGGGAGAACGCGAAGTACCTCCGGGAGGTCCGACCCATCGACGCCGACGAGATTTCCGAATACATCGACAGCCGGCCGCATCCCGGCGTCGTCCGCCAGATTCTCCGCGAGGAAGCGCCCTCGCTCGGACTGGTCGAGCGCGAGGACCGGACCTTCGAACCGGTCGCGGAGGGGCCTATCGCGCCGACGTTCCGGAGCGTCGAGGCGTTCCCGCCGGAGTACGGCATGGAGCTTGAGGACCTGCTGGTCGAGCGGTTCGGTCCCGACTGGCACGAGGGCGAGTCGGGCAACCGGCTTCGGAACACCATCCAGCGACTCAAATCCGACTACTTCCGGAACAACCCCGTCGAGTACGACAAGGTGGTCGCGCTCGCCTACGCCATCTACCACCTGCCGGACAACTACGCCGCGGTCCAGTACGTCGTCCACGAACTCGCCGAGGAAGGCCTACTCGACCGCCGACTCCGGATTCTCGACGTGGGCGCGGGCGTCGGCGGTCCGGCGCTCGGTCTCGCCGACTACCTGCCGGACGACGCTCTCGTGGAGTACGACGCGGTGGAACCCAGCGCCGCCGCGGACGTGTTCGACCACCTGCTGGCGGACGCCGACCGGAACTTCCACGCCGACGTCCACCGCGAGCGCGCCGAGGAGTTCGAACCGGACTCGGACGAGCCGTACGACCTCGTGCTGTTCGCCAACGTCCTGAACGAACTCGACGACCCCGCCGCGGTCGTCCGGCGCTACCTCGATTTCCTCGCCGAGGACGGCTCTGTCGTCGCGCTCGAACCCGCCGACCGCGAGACCAGCATCGGGCTTCGGCGGGTCGAGCGCGCCGTGGCGGACGACGCCGGGGCCGCGACGGTGTTCTCCCCGACGCTCCGGCTCTGGCCCGGCGAGCGCCCGACCGACCGCGGGTGGTCCTTCGACGTGAAACCCGACGTGGAGGTGCCCGCGTTCCAGCGCAAACTCGACGAGGCCGCGGGCGCGTCGGGCGAGTTCGTCAACGTGGACGTGCAGTTCTCCTACTCGATTCTGCGCCCCGACGGGACCCGCAAAGTCGAGTTCGACCTCGACACCGAACACGTCGCCAAGATGGCCGACATGGACCGCCACGTCACCGGGCGCATCGACCTCGTGGCGCTCAAACTCAGCCACTCGCTGTCGGAGGGCGACCGCAATCCCCTGTTCAAAATCAGCGACGGGAGCGAGGCCGAGGACCACTTCGCCGTGCTGACCCGCGAGACCTCGATGAACGCCGACCTCGCGAGTGCGGCGTACGGCGACCTGCTCTCGTTCGAAAACGTGCTGGTGCTGTGGAACGACGACGAGGAGGCCTACAATCTGGTCGTGGACGAGGACACCATCGTAGACCGGATTCCGGTCTGA
- a CDS encoding aldo/keto reductase, translated as MPMFGLGTYQMEEYDECVEAVGRALGMGYRHVDTAEGYHNEEAVGDAIAESDVDREDVFLATKVSPDNLDFDHVLTSAEESLDRLGVESLDLLYVHWPTDEYEAEDTLDAFAELREEGTIDEIGVSNFTVDLLEEAVEVSDDPVFANQVEMHPLLPQTELQQFCAQDDVDVELVAYSPIARGDVSDVDALQEVAEKHDATPQQVSLAWLREKGVTAIPKATSEEHLRENWLSLGVELDDEDVEKIDAIEERRRIVDPDEAPWNQ; from the coding sequence ATGCCGATGTTCGGACTCGGCACGTACCAGATGGAGGAGTACGACGAGTGCGTCGAGGCGGTCGGGCGGGCGCTCGGGATGGGCTACCGGCACGTCGATACCGCCGAGGGGTACCACAACGAGGAAGCGGTCGGCGACGCCATCGCGGAGTCCGACGTGGACCGCGAGGACGTCTTCTTGGCGACCAAGGTCAGTCCCGACAACCTCGACTTCGACCACGTGTTGACCAGCGCGGAGGAGAGCCTGGACCGCCTCGGCGTCGAGTCGCTGGACCTGCTGTACGTCCACTGGCCCACGGACGAGTACGAGGCCGAGGACACGCTCGACGCCTTCGCCGAACTCCGCGAGGAGGGGACGATAGACGAAATCGGCGTGAGCAACTTCACCGTGGACCTGCTCGAAGAGGCCGTCGAGGTCTCGGACGACCCCGTCTTCGCCAATCAGGTCGAGATGCATCCGCTGCTCCCGCAGACCGAACTCCAGCAGTTCTGCGCGCAGGACGACGTGGACGTGGAACTGGTCGCCTACTCGCCCATCGCCCGCGGCGACGTGTCGGACGTGGACGCGCTACAGGAGGTCGCCGAGAAGCACGACGCGACGCCCCAACAAGTCAGTCTCGCGTGGCTCCGCGAGAAGGGGGTCACCGCCATCCCGAAGGCGACCAGCGAGGAACACCTCCGGGAGAACTGGCTCAGCCTCGGCGTGGAACTGGACGACGAGGACGTGGAGAAAATCGACGCCATCGAGGAGCGCCGACGCATCGTGGACCCCGACGAAGCGCCGTGGAACCAGTAG